The Christiangramia flava JLT2011 genome has a segment encoding these proteins:
- a CDS encoding C40 family peptidase: MKKIHLLPIAFAFLTLISCDQDQNEKTESEAPLQDEIGQIQKAYAPDGRVALFSVDAEKQEDGIILKGETNMPEALDSLKRKLRASEVTFVDSVRVLPDTAALESKILGVVPISVANLRDEPKHSAQLVTQVTLGMPLKVLKREGGWYYVQAPDGYLAWVDYGGIQNMTTAEFTNWLDAEKLIFTDTYGESVEAARPGSAMVGDLVAGDILQLEGENGGFYEVSYPNSKKAFIQKSQAEPYKDWLASLDQTEESLVKTSEKLMGLPYLWGGTSSKGVDCSGFTKTVYFMNGFVLPRDASQQVHAGKLVDSTRNFKNLEPGDLLFFGRPATDSTSERVVHVGMWIGNDHFVHSMGEVHISNFDSTATDFDEYNYNRYLRSKRLLNEDRDLMLNLKDEKLFVQDSI; the protein is encoded by the coding sequence ATGAAAAAAATACACCTACTACCCATCGCATTTGCCTTTTTAACCTTGATCTCCTGTGATCAGGATCAAAATGAGAAAACCGAATCAGAAGCACCGCTTCAGGATGAAATTGGGCAGATCCAAAAAGCGTATGCACCAGATGGTCGAGTGGCCTTGTTTTCTGTCGATGCGGAAAAACAGGAAGACGGGATCATTCTGAAGGGTGAGACCAATATGCCGGAAGCCCTCGACAGTCTCAAAAGAAAACTGAGAGCAAGCGAAGTCACTTTTGTGGATAGCGTTCGGGTATTGCCAGATACTGCGGCTTTGGAATCCAAAATTTTGGGAGTGGTGCCAATTTCTGTAGCCAATCTTCGTGATGAACCCAAACATTCGGCGCAGCTGGTGACGCAGGTGACCCTTGGAATGCCCCTGAAAGTGCTGAAAAGAGAAGGCGGCTGGTATTACGTACAGGCGCCAGATGGTTACCTGGCATGGGTGGATTACGGAGGCATTCAAAATATGACCACAGCGGAATTTACGAACTGGCTGGATGCTGAAAAACTCATTTTTACAGATACCTACGGCGAATCTGTGGAGGCAGCTCGCCCGGGCTCGGCCATGGTGGGTGATCTGGTAGCTGGTGACATTCTTCAGTTGGAAGGTGAGAATGGTGGTTTTTATGAAGTTAGTTATCCTAATTCCAAAAAGGCCTTTATCCAGAAGTCGCAGGCAGAACCTTATAAAGACTGGCTAGCATCGCTAGACCAAACCGAGGAAAGCTTGGTGAAAACTTCGGAAAAACTTATGGGATTACCGTATTTATGGGGTGGGACCTCCAGTAAGGGAGTAGATTGTAGCGGCTTTACCAAAACGGTATATTTTATGAACGGTTTCGTGCTGCCAAGAGATGCTTCGCAACAGGTTCATGCCGGGAAACTGGTGGATTCCACCCGCAATTTTAAAAACTTGGAACCCGGAGACTTATTGTTCTTCGGAAGGCCCGCAACCGATTCTACTTCGGAGCGTGTGGTACACGTGGGAATGTGGATTGGGAACGATCATTTTGTGCATTCGATGGGAGAGGTTCATATCAGCAATTTTGATAGCACCGCAACTGATTTTGATGAATACAACTACAACCGCTACCTGCGTTCCAAGCGACTGCTGAACGAAGACCGGGACTTGATGCTCAACCTAAAGGATGAAAAACTATTTGTTCAGGATTCTATTTAA
- a CDS encoding PQQ-binding-like beta-propeller repeat protein, translating into MNFNKYLLFLFLLAISFTTQSQDFTFAHVTDTHIGTETAAEDLNRTVRDLNTQKEIEFVLFTGDITEMGTDEEIAEAKSILDHLEIPYYIIPGNHDTGWSESGGVSFIKTFGSDKFVFEKHGYKFIGNASGPYVRMSDGHISRDAIIALDSVLRTTSKKQKLILVNHYPLNESLDNWYEITERVRDYNVQFALCGHGHRNKALDFEGIPGVMGRSNLRAGDSIGGYNIVKIKDDVVSFYEKKPGETRENSWHQIYLNDNANVEQKTYTRPDYSVNDSFPNVRKIWSFHSEANVISTPAIIKNKVIFGNSTGLIEAISLNDGTSIWKFQTKGGIFSSPAAFKNSVILGSGDGNIYRINDRGEMIWKFLTEKSVLGSPIIEGDTVFIGASDGKFRAINAETGTEIWEFSGLKGPVVSTPLIHKNHIIFGAWDKSLYALQKNTGDLLWKWDNGSANRMFSPAMVIPVGIGNTIYIVAPDRFITAIDLHTGKTLYRSNEVTVRESLGVSEKQDLLYAKTMNDTLVAFKPQGENTSIAWKADLNYGYDHTPSMLYEKNNNIFFGGRNGVIFCVNSENRNILWKYKLDNSMINNIKLLGRNKVLASSMDGKVVLLEYDN; encoded by the coding sequence TCTCAATACCCAAAAAGAAATAGAGTTTGTGCTTTTTACCGGGGATATCACAGAAATGGGAACAGACGAAGAGATAGCAGAAGCTAAAAGCATACTGGATCATTTAGAAATTCCCTATTACATCATTCCAGGTAATCACGACACAGGATGGTCTGAATCTGGCGGTGTGAGTTTCATAAAAACATTCGGTTCAGATAAATTTGTATTCGAAAAACACGGCTATAAATTCATTGGAAATGCCTCTGGGCCTTACGTCAGAATGTCTGATGGTCATATTTCCAGAGATGCGATTATTGCCCTGGATAGCGTTTTGAGAACGACCTCTAAAAAGCAAAAATTGATACTTGTTAATCATTATCCTTTAAATGAAAGTTTAGATAACTGGTATGAAATTACCGAACGCGTTAGAGATTATAATGTTCAGTTCGCTCTTTGCGGTCATGGGCACAGAAACAAAGCTCTAGATTTTGAAGGAATTCCCGGAGTAATGGGACGATCCAATTTAAGAGCAGGCGATAGTATTGGAGGTTACAATATTGTCAAGATTAAAGATGATGTTGTGAGCTTCTACGAAAAAAAACCCGGAGAAACCAGGGAAAATAGCTGGCATCAAATATATTTAAATGACAACGCTAATGTTGAACAGAAAACTTATACCAGACCGGATTACAGCGTCAATGACTCCTTTCCTAATGTGCGAAAAATTTGGAGTTTTCACTCTGAAGCAAATGTAATTTCCACCCCCGCCATTATTAAGAATAAGGTCATTTTCGGCAATAGCACAGGCTTAATCGAAGCGATTTCTTTAAACGATGGTACTTCTATTTGGAAATTTCAGACTAAGGGTGGAATATTCTCATCGCCGGCAGCCTTTAAAAATTCGGTTATATTGGGTTCCGGAGATGGAAATATCTATCGCATCAACGATCGGGGAGAAATGATTTGGAAATTTCTTACTGAAAAATCTGTCCTTGGATCTCCTATAATTGAAGGAGATACTGTTTTTATTGGTGCAAGCGATGGAAAATTTAGAGCCATCAACGCCGAAACAGGTACCGAAATTTGGGAATTTTCAGGCTTGAAAGGTCCCGTGGTTAGTACTCCCTTGATTCATAAAAATCATATCATTTTCGGTGCATGGGATAAAAGCCTTTATGCATTACAGAAGAATACCGGAGACCTTCTTTGGAAATGGGATAATGGTTCGGCTAACCGAATGTTCTCTCCTGCAATGGTCATACCCGTAGGCATCGGGAATACAATATACATTGTAGCACCAGATCGGTTTATCACGGCGATAGACCTGCATACAGGTAAAACACTTTATAGAAGTAACGAAGTAACGGTAAGGGAATCTTTGGGTGTTTCTGAAAAACAAGATCTTTTATATGCCAAAACGATGAATGACACCCTTGTGGCATTCAAACCACAAGGCGAAAATACTTCAATTGCATGGAAAGCCGATTTAAATTATGGTTACGACCACACGCCCTCTATGCTCTATGAAAAAAACAATAACATTTTCTTTGGCGGTAGAAATGGAGTTATTTTTTGCGTGAATAGCGAAAACCGAAATATCCTCTGGAAATATAAACTCGATAATTCCATGATTAACAATATAAAGCTTTTGGGTCGCAATAAAGTTCTTGCATCTTCCATGGACGGAAAAGTGGTTCTTTTAGAATACGATAATTAA